Within Saccharomonospora cyanea NA-134, the genomic segment GCACGCTCACCGCTTGACGGCCACTCCCCCGAGCATGAGGTTCTCCTCCGGCCACGGCTCGCGCGTGCGGGGCCCGGCGGGCCACCAGTCGTCCAGCCGCACGAGTCCCGGGGACAGCAGCTCCAGCCCGGCGAACAGCTCCTCGATCTGCTCCCGCTTGCGCCAGAACCCCGTGCCCACGCCCGCCTCGCGGATCTTGCGTTCCAGGTCGTGCGCCTGCTTCGACCACTCCGGGTTCTCGCTGTCCGGGTCCCAGAAGTGGGTGATCGCCAGGTAGGAGCCCGACGGCAGCGCGTCGACGTAGTCGCGCATGATGCCCACCGGGTCCTCTTCGTCGGACACGTGGTGGAGCGTGCCGATCTGCATGAGCACCAGCGGCCGGTCGAGTTCGAGGTGGCGCGTGATCTCGGGGTGTGAGAGCACGTCCTTCGGTTTGGTGAGGTCGGCCTCGACGAACCTGGTGTTCTCGTTCTCCTCCAGCAGAGCCCGGCCGTGCGCGTTGCAGATCGGGTCGTTGTCCACGTAGACGACCCTGGCCTCCGGGTTGCTGAACTGGGCGACCTCGTGGGTGTTCTGCACCGTGGGAAGACCGCTGCCGAGGTCGAGGAACTGGTCCATGCCCGCCAGTTCGGTGAGGTAGCGCACCGCGCGCACGAGGAAGCGGCGGTTCATCCAGCTCACGTCGCCCTGGTGGGGCGCCACCTGCTTGATCTGCTCGAAGACCTGCCGGTCGACCTCGTAGTTGTCCTTCCCCCCGAGGCTCGCGTCGTAGATACGGGCGACCGTCGGTTTGGTGGGGTCAAGCTTCGCCGAGGGCGGGATCGGCTGTGTTGCGTCCTGCACTACGTCGGGCTCCTTCCAGTGGCGACGTTGATGTTGATCAACACTGTGCCACCGAACGTGATGGATCAAGCCGAGTGTGTCACCTCGGGAAGCGTCATGGAACCCCTTTCGACCAGGGGTGCGGACAGCGCATAGAGCAGCACTTCGTATGCAGTCAAGTACGACGCGCCGAAAGTTACGGCAAAAGTAACCGAATCGTTGTGGCGAGCGTCAAGTTTGGTAGAGGGCGATCTTGCCGACCTCGCATAGTCGCCAGTGCCCCGATTCGAGTACGTCGGCCCCCCACCGGCGTGCTTCCCCCGACACCCAATGGAGTCGCACTTCATCATGCGTGCGCGTCATGTCCGACGGGCCGCGCCGATCGCGCTGCTCGCCTCCCTGACCCTGATTTCCACCCCCGGCGTCAGCTTCGCGGACCCAGCCGCGACGTCACAGCAGGACGTCAACATCCAGCAGACCGCCGCCGAGCAGGGCGAGAAGTCACTCGACGAGCAGATCACATCGGCGGAGAAGGCGCTGGAGATCGCCAAGAAGCAGGCCGCCGACGCGAAGCGGAAGCTCGACAACACGACGGCGGAACACGACAAGGCGAAGAAGGCCACCGCGGACGCTCGCGGCAAGCTCACCAAGGCCCGCGACACCCTCGGCAAGGCCGAGGTCCAGCTCCGGCAGGCCGAGAACCGCGTCGACGAGCAGTCGTCCGGGTTCAGCTTCGACGGTGTCGTCAGCTCGCTGCTGGGCTTCCTCGGCTCCGACGTCACCGACTCGATGAGCCAGGACGTCGAAGCCAAGCGCGACGCCGTCGAGGCCGCCGAGAAGGCCGTCGAGAAGGCCGAACGCGAGGAGACCAAGGCCGAGCGCGCCAAGGCGAACGCCGAGAAGGCGCACGAGCAGGCCGTGGCCAAGCAGGACGAGAAACAGTCCGAACTGGACAAGCTGAACGAGCGCAAGAAGGCCGAGGAGGCCGAGAAGCAGGCCGCCGCGGCTCCCGCCGGTGGTGCTGCCGCCCCCGCCCCCGCCCCCGGCGTCGTGAAGCCCGCGGAGGGAACGTTCACCTCCGGCTACGGTGCCCGCTGGGGCACCACGCACTACGGCGTGGACATCGCCAACAGCATCGGCACCCCGATCTACTCCCTCATGTCGGGCACCGTGATCTCGTCCGGTCCCGCGAGCGGCTTCGGGCTGTGGGTGCGCGTGCAGCACGACAACGGTCTCATCAGCGTCTACGGCCACATCAACGAGTCGCTGGTCACCGTGGGTCAGCGCGTCGAGGCAGGCCAGCAGATCGCCACGATCGGCAACCGCGGCCAGTCCACCGGCCCGCACCTGCACCTCGAGATCCACGAGAACGGCGTGAAGATCGACCCGCTGCCCTGGTTGGAGGCACACGGCATCACGCTGTGACCGCCGTCCAGGCCTGAGGCTCGAAGGCCGTCGCCACCGCGACCCGGTGGCGACGGCCTTCTTTCACGTGCGAGCCGCTCACAGCCCGAACACGAGCCGTGCCACGAGGAAGTAGATGATGAGCCCCGTGGCGTCGACGAGCGTGGTCACCAGGGGTGCGGAGATCACGGCGGGATCGATGCCGACGCGCTTGGCCAGAAGCGGCATCGTCGAACCGATGGTGGCCGCCCACGCGCACACCGCGACGAGCGACACGGCCACGCTCGCCGCCACCGTGACGTCCACGAGCAGCGTGCCGATGACGAGCGCCACCGCGGCCAGCATGGCACCGAGCACGAGTCCCACCCGACACTCGCGCCACGCGACGCGCAGCACGTCGCGCGTGCGCACCTCCCCCACGGCCAGCGCCCGCACCGCCGCCGTCGCCGCCTGCGCGCCCGCGTTGCCGCCCGTGCCCACCAGCAGCGGGATGAACAACGCCAACGCGGTCACGCTCGCCAGCGTGTCCTCGAAGACCTGCAGCACGTTCACCGTCAGCGTCGCCGCGAGGATCAGCAACAGCAGCCACACCGCCCGCGCCCGGGCCAGCTCCACCACGCTCGCCGACATGTAGTGCCCCGCCCACGGCGTCGACCCCGACTGCCGGGCGATGTCCTCGGTGTCGGCGGCCTCGATGACCTCGAACGCGTCGTCGATCGTGAGCAGGCCCAGCACCCGGTTCTCGCTGTCGGTCACCGGAAGGGCGAGCACGTTGGTGTCCTGCATCAGCCGCGCGGCCTCCTCGACGTCGGCCGTGGCACGAACCTGCGGCGCGTCGGCGTCCGCGATCTCGGCGACCGGACTCTCGGGGGCACTCAGCACGAGGTCGCGCAGCGACACCGTGCCGAGGAAGCAACGCCGGTCGTCGATCACCGGCAGCGTGTACACCGTCTCGGCGTCGGCCCCTTTGCGCCGCACCACGGCCAGGGCCTCGTCCGCACTCATGTGGTGGCGCACGGCCACCGTCTCCGGAGTCATGTAGCGGCCGACGGAGTGCTCCGGGTAACCCAGCAGCGCGGCGGTGTACTCGCGTTCGCGGGGGCTGAGTCCCGCGAGCACGTGCCGGGCGAACTTGGCGGGTGCCTCACCGAGCAACCGCGCCCGGTCGTCGGGCGCCATCCGCTCGACCACGTCGCGGAACGCGGGCTCGCGCAACCCTGACAGCACCTTCTGCTGGTCGGTGGGATCGAGCTCCTCGAAGACGGTGAGCGCACGCTCCTTGTCGAGCAGGCGGAACAGCAGCACGGCGTGGACCGCGTCGGCGCGCGCGATCTCGTCGGCGACCTCGTACGGCTGGTGCTCCGCGAGCCAGCCCTGAAGGCCGGGGAGGTCGTTGTCCTCGAGCAGATCCCTCAGTGTCTCGGTCGGCTGTGCTGCCATGGCGGCCACGTACTCCCTCCAGTCCCCGCCCAGCGGGATACCCCGGGGGTAAACGTGGTCACGCATCGGCGCGATCTCGTCCACGGGGCGGGAATGCCGCACGGTCGCCGGAGGTTGTGTCGATCACGACCGACTCGTGAAGGAGAGCATCGATGTCGACGGTCATGACCCCCGCCGAGCGGGAAGCGTTCCTCGCAGGCCACCACGTGGGTGTGCTCGCCGTGGCCCGGGAGGGCAGGGCCCCGCTGGCCGTGCCGATCTGGTACGGCTACGAACCCGGTGGTGACGTCCTGCTGTGGATGGATCGGGACTCGGTGAAGGAACGCGCCATCCGCAAGGCGGGGCGGGTGAGTCTCGTGGCGCAGTCCGAGCAGCAGCCGTACGCCTACGTCAGTGTGGAGGGGCCCGTCGTGTCGAACGACGAGCCGCCGACGCGTGAGGAGGCACTGGCCATCGCGGGCCGGTACCTGCCCGCCGCCGAGGCCGAGGCGTTCGTGCGCAACAGCCTGGGCTCCACGAGCATCCTGGTGCGCGTCCGACCGGAACGCTGGCTGAGCCAGGACCAGGGCAAGTCCTGAAGCCGCCCGCTCACCTCCTGTCGTCACCGTCGGTGGAACCGCGCGGCGCCAGCTTGCTCCACAACGAGCCCGCCGCCCCGGACACCGCCTCACCGACGTCGGAGAAGACCTTCGTCAACGGATCGGCCGAGGACGCGAACGACTCCCGGTAGGAACGCGCCGCCGACTTCACGTCCTCGGCCCAACCGCGGTGGGGTGCCTCGGCGTCCCGCCTCGGGTAGTCGCCGGCCAGGATCGCCCGGTACTCCCCGGACGCGGCCCACTTCTGCAACTGCGCCGCCCGCACCACCGCGAGCGGGTGTGACAGCAGCTCCACGTTCCGCAGCTTGGCGATGCTGTCGCGGACGCTCTCCACGGAGTCGTACTCGTCGGCCTGCCGCAGGAAGGCTTCGAGGTCCACGCGCGCCGGGTCGATGCCACCGGCCATCAGCACGTGCGTGCGCAGCGCCGCGGCCGGGTCCTGCCCGCACAGCAGGCCCGCTCGGTCGCAGGACAGTTCCGACTTCCGGAACCACTCGTTGAGCGCGCCGATGACCGCCCTCAGCCCGAACGCGCTCATCGGCGTCCACGACAGGGTGGACCGCAGGTCGAGCAGGCGCAGCAACATGGTGCGGTACACGGCGTGCCCGGACAGCACGTGGCCGAACTCGTGGCCGACCACGAACCTCAGCGAGTCGACATCCAGCAGCTCGACGAGGCCGGTGGTGAGCACGACGAACGGTGTCTCCATGCCGATCGTCATCGCGTTCGGCTCGGCCTCCCGGGTGACGTAGAGGTCGGGGAGCGGATCAAGTCCCAGAGTGTCCGCGCAGTCGGTGCGGATCTCGTGCAGTTCCGGGTACTGCGTGGGGCCGACCCGCACGGCGGAGCTCAGCGCCATCAGGTGCTCACCGCGCTCGTGGAAGAACCCGGTGACAACCTTCAGCACCTCGGCGAAGCCCGGCACCATCCGCAACGTCGCCAGCGCACCGCGGTCGACGGGATGCTCGTACGCGCGGGGACTGATGTCGGGGAAGCGCATCCGTCCGGACGACGCCGTGGTCAGGGGCCGAGCCATCGAAAGGTTCCTTTCGTCGCCGGAGGGCCGCGACAGTCTAGTGGCGGCCTAGGATCGCGGGGGTGGGGAATCCGCAGACACTCGACGTCCTCAGGCGCGTCTTCGGCTACGACTCGTTCCGCGACAACCAGCAGCAGATCGTCGACCACGTCACCGACGGCGGCGACGCGCTCGTGCTGATGCCCACCGGAGGCGGCAAGTCGCTCTGCTACCAGATCCCCGCGCTGGTGCGTGACGGCGTCGGGGTGGTGATCTCACCGCTGATCGCGCTCATGCAGGACCAGGTGGACGGGTTGCGTGCCGCGGGTGTGCGCGCGGGGTACCTCAACTCGACGCAGGACCCGGACGAGCGCCGGACGGTGGAGGCGGAGTTCCTCGCGGGCGAGCTCGACCTGCTGTATCTCGCGCCGGAGCGGCTGCGTTCCGAG encodes:
- a CDS encoding SAM-dependent methyltransferase codes for the protein MQDATQPIPPSAKLDPTKPTVARIYDASLGGKDNYEVDRQVFEQIKQVAPHQGDVSWMNRRFLVRAVRYLTELAGMDQFLDLGSGLPTVQNTHEVAQFSNPEARVVYVDNDPICNAHGRALLEENENTRFVEADLTKPKDVLSHPEITRHLELDRPLVLMQIGTLHHVSDEEDPVGIMRDYVDALPSGSYLAITHFWDPDSENPEWSKQAHDLERKIREAGVGTGFWRKREQIEELFAGLELLSPGLVRLDDWWPAGPRTREPWPEENLMLGGVAVKR
- a CDS encoding M23 family metallopeptidase, encoding MRARHVRRAAPIALLASLTLISTPGVSFADPAATSQQDVNIQQTAAEQGEKSLDEQITSAEKALEIAKKQAADAKRKLDNTTAEHDKAKKATADARGKLTKARDTLGKAEVQLRQAENRVDEQSSGFSFDGVVSSLLGFLGSDVTDSMSQDVEAKRDAVEAAEKAVEKAEREETKAERAKANAEKAHEQAVAKQDEKQSELDKLNERKKAEEAEKQAAAAPAGGAAAPAPAPGVVKPAEGTFTSGYGARWGTTHYGVDIANSIGTPIYSLMSGTVISSGPASGFGLWVRVQHDNGLISVYGHINESLVTVGQRVEAGQQIATIGNRGQSTGPHLHLEIHENGVKIDPLPWLEAHGITL
- the mgtE gene encoding magnesium transporter, with the protein product MAAQPTETLRDLLEDNDLPGLQGWLAEHQPYEVADEIARADAVHAVLLFRLLDKERALTVFEELDPTDQQKVLSGLREPAFRDVVERMAPDDRARLLGEAPAKFARHVLAGLSPREREYTAALLGYPEHSVGRYMTPETVAVRHHMSADEALAVVRRKGADAETVYTLPVIDDRRCFLGTVSLRDLVLSAPESPVAEIADADAPQVRATADVEEAARLMQDTNVLALPVTDSENRVLGLLTIDDAFEVIEAADTEDIARQSGSTPWAGHYMSASVVELARARAVWLLLLILAATLTVNVLQVFEDTLASVTALALFIPLLVGTGGNAGAQAATAAVRALAVGEVRTRDVLRVAWRECRVGLVLGAMLAAVALVIGTLLVDVTVAASVAVSLVAVCAWAATIGSTMPLLAKRVGIDPAVISAPLVTTLVDATGLIIYFLVARLVFGL
- a CDS encoding pyridoxamine 5'-phosphate oxidase family protein, coding for MSTVMTPAEREAFLAGHHVGVLAVAREGRAPLAVPIWYGYEPGGDVLLWMDRDSVKERAIRKAGRVSLVAQSEQQPYAYVSVEGPVVSNDEPPTREEALAIAGRYLPAAEAEAFVRNSLGSTSILVRVRPERWLSQDQGKS
- a CDS encoding M48 family metallopeptidase yields the protein MARPLTTASSGRMRFPDISPRAYEHPVDRGALATLRMVPGFAEVLKVVTGFFHERGEHLMALSSAVRVGPTQYPELHEIRTDCADTLGLDPLPDLYVTREAEPNAMTIGMETPFVVLTTGLVELLDVDSLRFVVGHEFGHVLSGHAVYRTMLLRLLDLRSTLSWTPMSAFGLRAVIGALNEWFRKSELSCDRAGLLCGQDPAAALRTHVLMAGGIDPARVDLEAFLRQADEYDSVESVRDSIAKLRNVELLSHPLAVVRAAQLQKWAASGEYRAILAGDYPRRDAEAPHRGWAEDVKSAARSYRESFASSADPLTKVFSDVGEAVSGAAGSLWSKLAPRGSTDGDDRR